A DNA window from Maribellus comscasis contains the following coding sequences:
- a CDS encoding YeeE/YedE thiosulfate transporter family protein codes for MILTVFLGFIFGGILQYAKLNKFNTISGVATLSDLTVAKAIAMAVGLGAILLNVSIGMGWAGYHVKPFVVGGIILGGLIFGVGMAILGYCPGTLAISLGEGSADALAGVIGGLFGGLIYTVLLPSIQGILGPDLGKISVNSIAGGNSAAFYAATVVLGLIFIGIAFGVHKIEKRPEKNMKWLLAGILLALLNTIVFSKGVSNRPIGASTTFPYVADWLSGFTNNSYFEKIQVPGNWEVFFLLGALLSGLILSLIRGEFKIQLIHENWVKYKNNSAVSRAIWAFIGGFVLIFGARMAGGCTSGHVISGGMQLAISSLVFAVFVFAGLLITGRVFYGKAK; via the coding sequence ATGATTCTAACTGTATTTCTGGGATTCATTTTTGGCGGTATTCTTCAATACGCCAAACTGAATAAATTTAATACTATCAGTGGTGTAGCAACGTTGAGCGATTTGACCGTAGCCAAAGCCATTGCCATGGCTGTAGGACTTGGCGCAATTCTATTGAATGTTTCTATTGGGATGGGATGGGCCGGCTACCACGTAAAACCTTTTGTTGTAGGGGGCATTATTCTCGGCGGCCTTATTTTTGGTGTAGGCATGGCTATTTTAGGATATTGCCCGGGAACGCTTGCCATTTCATTAGGTGAAGGTTCTGCCGACGCGCTCGCAGGTGTAATTGGCGGTTTATTTGGCGGTTTAATTTACACCGTGCTACTTCCGTCTATCCAGGGAATTTTAGGTCCTGATCTTGGCAAAATATCGGTAAACAGCATTGCAGGGGGGAACTCAGCTGCATTTTATGCTGCCACCGTTGTGCTCGGATTAATTTTTATCGGAATTGCTTTTGGTGTTCACAAAATAGAGAAACGCCCTGAGAAAAACATGAAATGGCTACTTGCCGGTATTTTACTTGCCTTGTTAAATACCATCGTCTTTTCAAAAGGTGTCAGTAACCGTCCCATCGGTGCATCAACCACATTTCCGTATGTAGCCGATTGGTTAAGCGGTTTTACCAACAACAGTTATTTTGAAAAAATTCAGGTTCCCGGGAACTGGGAAGTTTTCTTTTTATTGGGAGCGCTTCTATCGGGATTGATTCTCTCCCTGATTCGGGGAGAATTTAAAATTCAGCTGATTCATGAAAACTGGGTGAAATACAAAAACAATTCAGCTGTATCACGTGCCATTTGGGCATTTATTGGTGGATTTGTTTTGATTTTCGGCGCCCGTATGGCAGGAGGCTGTACCAGTGGACACGTGATCTCAGGAGGAATGCAACTTGCTATAAGCAGTTTGGTTTTTGCGGTATTTGTCTTTGCCGGACTGCTGATCACCGGACGTGTTTTCTATGGTAAAGCAAAATAG
- a CDS encoding magnesium transporter CorA family protein — protein sequence MIKIFKTFGGYVEIPKIEKGCWINVTAPNTSEIQRLKDDFKLPDDVIRDILDTDERPRVEFDDDWTLIIMRIPVENQNNGVPFYTIPLGIFIRNGFTLTISLQNNEILPSERPSPFREQYQQITDNYNFILRLFVRSGSMYLRYLKHINQQTTAIEQDLEKSIKNRELNKLLKMEKCLVYFITSIKANEIVLAKLRNAKKITTEINEDLLEDAIIENKQALEMAQIYSDIQSGMMDAFASVISNNLNVVMKQLTIVSILLMIPTLIASFFGMNVPNLFENSPGAFWLIVLVSMSLSLMGVIFLRKRHWF from the coding sequence ATGATTAAAATCTTCAAAACGTTCGGGGGGTATGTTGAAATACCTAAAATTGAAAAGGGATGCTGGATTAATGTAACCGCACCAAACACTTCAGAAATTCAACGCTTAAAGGACGACTTCAAATTACCGGATGATGTCATCCGTGACATTTTGGATACTGACGAACGACCACGTGTGGAGTTCGACGACGACTGGACGTTGATAATTATGCGCATTCCGGTGGAGAATCAAAATAACGGCGTTCCGTTTTACACCATTCCGCTGGGAATTTTTATCCGAAACGGATTCACGCTTACCATCAGCTTACAAAACAACGAGATTTTACCCAGCGAGCGGCCTTCGCCTTTTCGGGAGCAATATCAGCAAATTACCGACAACTACAATTTCATTTTACGGCTGTTTGTCCGCTCAGGAAGTATGTATTTGCGCTACCTGAAACACATCAACCAGCAAACCACCGCCATTGAGCAGGATTTGGAAAAATCGATTAAAAACCGCGAGCTCAACAAGTTGCTAAAAATGGAAAAATGCCTGGTGTATTTTATCACTTCCATAAAAGCCAACGAAATTGTACTGGCCAAACTGCGAAATGCGAAAAAAATAACTACCGAAATTAACGAAGATTTACTGGAAGACGCCATCATCGAAAATAAACAGGCGCTGGAAATGGCCCAAATTTATTCCGACATACAAAGCGGAATGATGGATGCTTTTGCTTCGGTTATCTCCAACAACCTGAATGTGGTAATGAAACAACTCACTATTGTTTCCATTCTTTTAATGATTCCTACGTTAATTGCGAGCTTTTTCGGAATGAATGTGCCTAATCTGTTTGAAAATTCGCCGGGTGCTTTTTGGCTTATTGTTCTGGTTTCCATGTCACTTTCTTTAATGGGCGTTATTTTTCTCCGAAAACGACACTGGTTTTAG
- a CDS encoding CehA/McbA family metallohydrolase: protein MKRRNFFKLTGISVVSTLASKVFAFQEKGNIQNKKTLTNPFETKGKWYKAALHVHTTSSDGDVDVTTRLKQYREKGFDVVAVTDHRTTNDLSGFSDKKFLALSSIEFHPQTYSGAPTHHLLGYGLPHPYTYNGDLSAQEMIDDIKSKGAKVFYAHPYWTGHTYIEMTEVSGYLGLEVHNEVCQDADSGSGRMHWDQMLNNGHVLSGLASDDVHKSSGVGKAWTMIKADKLDDKSILEALELGSFYASKGPEIKNYQLNSEGLIKVECSAVKKIVFRTSGAGNGSVFKAENGNDLRSAEWDLSKKNPKWVRCEVTDKDGNTAWTNPIFL, encoded by the coding sequence ATGAAAAGACGTAATTTTTTTAAACTGACAGGCATCTCCGTCGTATCGACACTTGCATCAAAAGTTTTTGCATTTCAGGAAAAAGGAAATATCCAAAATAAAAAAACACTGACCAATCCTTTTGAAACGAAAGGGAAATGGTACAAAGCTGCCCTGCATGTTCATACCACCAGCAGCGACGGAGATGTGGATGTTACAACCCGTTTAAAACAATACAGAGAAAAAGGTTTTGACGTTGTCGCAGTTACTGACCACAGGACAACAAATGATTTATCAGGCTTTTCCGACAAAAAATTCCTGGCTTTGAGCAGCATCGAGTTTCATCCTCAAACTTATTCAGGAGCTCCTACCCACCATTTGCTGGGCTATGGATTACCACATCCTTACACTTACAATGGTGATTTATCGGCACAGGAAATGATAGACGATATAAAAAGTAAAGGCGCAAAAGTATTTTATGCGCATCCGTACTGGACCGGGCATACTTATATTGAAATGACCGAAGTATCAGGGTATCTGGGTTTAGAAGTGCATAACGAGGTGTGCCAGGATGCGGACAGTGGAAGCGGGCGTATGCATTGGGACCAAATGTTGAATAACGGACATGTATTATCAGGTTTGGCGAGCGATGACGTACACAAAAGTAGTGGGGTGGGCAAAGCATGGACGATGATAAAGGCAGATAAATTAGACGATAAAAGTATTCTTGAAGCACTGGAGCTTGGCTCTTTTTATGCTTCCAAAGGCCCTGAAATAAAAAATTACCAATTAAACAGCGAAGGGCTAATAAAGGTAGAATGTTCAGCTGTAAAAAAAATAGTATTTAGAACAAGCGGAGCCGGTAACGGAAGTGTTTTTAAGGCTGAAAACGGGAATGATCTCAGAAGCGCGGAATGGGATTTGAGCAAAAAGAACCCCAAATGGGTAAGATGCGAAGTGACAGATAAGGATGGCAACACTGCGTGGACAAATCCTATCTTTCTGTAA